A DNA window from Arachis duranensis cultivar V14167 chromosome 3, aradu.V14167.gnm2.J7QH, whole genome shotgun sequence contains the following coding sequences:
- the LOC107481367 gene encoding inorganic phosphate transporter 2-1, chloroplastic translates to MNLSAYRLSSTKSPSFLPRTCYHTKIINPTSINTLQQKPSFAILRFKGASNNSKLWVNPFATLSSFAEGEEEEEEELNGQHSTATENKEEKVTGFAQAFNITSRTASAITICMAMAALTLPLFMGSLGQALTFKTKLLSYASLLFGFYMAWNIGANDVANAMGTSVGSGALTLRQAVLTAAVLEFSGALFMGAHVTSTMQKGILVANVFHGKDTLLFAGLLSSLAAAGTWLQIASYYGWPVSTTHCIVGAMVGFGLAYGGAGAVFWGSLARVISSWVISPLVGAAASFLVYKCIRRFVYSAPNPGQAAAAAAPIAVFLGVTAISFMAFPLSQSIPLALAQALASGAAGAFLVYRIIRRQLGHLLAKSNTQEEHPETKEDTTVHQNIGGLLSDVAGPKGTQLEIVYGVFGYMQVLSACFMSFAHGGNDVSNAIGPLAGALAILQGAVKGGTATEIVIPIDVLAWGGFGIVAGLMMWGYRVIATIGKKITELTPTRGFAAEFAAASVVLFASRLGLPISATHTLVGAVMGVGFARGLNNVRAETVKEIVASWAVTIPVGAALSVLYTWILTKILAYIL, encoded by the exons CCATTCTCAGGTTCAAAGGAGCTTCAAATAATAGCAAACTGTGGGTGAACCCTTTCGCTACCTTATCATCTTTCgcagaaggggaagaagaagaagaagaagaactgaATGGTCAGCATTCAACAGCAACAGAGAACAAGGAAGAAAAAGTAACAGGTTTTGCACAAGCCTTCAACATTACTTCACGTACAGCTTCAGCTATCACAATATGCATGGCAATGGCTGCACTCACACTCCCACTCTTCATGGGATCTTTGGGACAAGCTTTGACATTCAAGACCAAGCTTCTCTCTTACGCCTCTCTCCTCTTCGGATTCTACATGGcttggaacattggcgccaATGATGTTGCCAATGCCATGGGCACTTCCGTCGGCTCTGGTGCCTTGACTCTCCGCCAGGCCGTGCTCACGGCCGCCGTCTTGGAATTCTCCGGGGCCCTCTTTATGGGGGCTCATGTCACAAGCACAATGCAGAAGGGAATTCTTGTCGCTAATGTATTCCATGGAAAGGATACTCTTCTCTTTGCTGGCttgctttcttctcttgctgCTGCTGGTACTTGGTTACAG ATTGCATCATACTATGGTTGGCCAGTATCTACTACACATTGCATAGTGGGAGCAATGGTGGGGTTTGGTCTAGCCTATGGAGGCGCTGGAGCGGTTTTTTGGGGTTCGCTGGCGAGGGTGATTTCTTCTTGGGTTATCTCACCACTAGTGGGAGCAGCTGCGTCATTTCTTGTCTACAAATGCATCCGGAGG TTTGTGTACAGTGCACCAAACCCAGGACAAGCAGCAGCAGCTGCAGCACCAATTGCTGTATTTCTTGGAGTAACTGCGATTTCCTTTATGGCATTCCCTCTTAGCCAGAGCATTCCTTTGGCTCTGGCACAGGCCTTAGCTTCCGGAGCGGCCGGTGCTTTTCTTGTCTACAGAATCATCAGAAGACAACTTGGACATCTTCTTGCCAAGTCAAACACTCAAGAAGAACATCCTGAGACCAAAGAAGACACTACTGTCCACCAAAACATAGGAGGATTACTATCTGATGTTGCAGGTCCAAAGGGTACTCAACTGGAAATAGTTTATGGTGTATTCGGCTATATGCAGGTCCTCTCAGCATGCTTCATGTCGTTTGCTCATGGTGGCAATGATGTCTCCAATGCCATAGGTCCATTGGCAGGTGCACTAGCTATCCTTCAAGGTGCTGTCAAAGGAGGCACTGCTACTGAGATTGTTATTCCAATCGATGTTCTTGCTTGGGGAGGATTTGGAATCGTCGCGGGGCTAATGATGTGGGGTTATAGAGTGATAGCAACAATTGGGAAGAAGATAACAGAACTCACACCAACAAGAGGTTTTGCTGCTGAGTTTGCTGCAGCTTCTGTTGTTTTGTTTGCTTCAAGATTGGGGCTACCAATCTCAGCAACACACACTCTTGTAGGTGCAGTTATGGGGGTTGGGTTCGCCAGGGGTCTCAACAATGTGAGAGCAGAAACTGTGAAGGAGATTGTGGCTTCTTGGGCAGTTACTATTCCGGTTGGCGCTGCGCTATCTGTGTTATACACATGGATCTTGACTAAGATTTTGGCCTATATTTTATGA
- the LOC107481366 gene encoding uncharacterized protein LOC107481366 — protein MLKRVVHKLGLVEETKKDYKKKNKAKGSKASSELTSRSSELFVKIKHVGGQKDLYKHAVPVSKLMRKHHGMCIALPQVFKDPHNAVLNEGEVLQPGHKYILISFKDVDKLKRKFPAQGKTSRPNGVVAVEKMDKKAGSPSGHKLKAQNGVAGRKTHDEITFTKENGNMKMPNGFAGQKKLETKTILSPSGKCNKGQAKVANGLVDDEEEIVDTMEDGSQGGDEEEQSLFSSARDFYVPKEKRSARPCSRRKGLKGRSPFVPPLPRGRSYRSMGWQPSLPSVKELSP, from the coding sequence ATGCTGAAGCGTGTTGTTCACAAGTTAGGCCTGGTAGAGGAGACTAAGAAagattacaagaaaaaaaacaaggCCAAAGGAAGCAAGGCTTCCTCAGAGCTAACCTCAAGATCAAGTGAGTTATTTGTGAAGATAAAGCATGTAGGTGGACAAAAGGATCTGTACAAACATGCAGTTCCGGTGTCAAAGTTGATGAGAAAGCATCATGGGATGTGTATTGCACTGCCACAAGTCTTCAAAGATCCTCACAATGCAGTGCTCAATGAAGGAGAGGTTTTGCAGCCTGGTCACAAGTACATCTTAATCTCCTTCAAGGATGTGGACAAGCTCAAACGCAAGTTTCCGGCGCAAGGCAAAACCAGTAGGCCGAATGGGGTGGTGGCGGTTGAAAAGATGGACAAAAAGGCCGGGTCTCCAAGTGGACACAAACTCAAAGCTCAGAATGGAGTAGCCGGCCGAAAGACACATGATGAGATCACATTCACCAAGGAGAATGGCAACATGAAAATGCCAAATGGATTTGCAGGCCAAAAGAAGTTGGAAACAAAGACAATTTTGTCTCCAAGTGGAAAATGCAACAAAGGGCAAGCCAAAGTGGCAAATGGACTAGTTGATGACGAGGAAGAGATAGTGGACACAATGGAGGATGGTTCTCAAGGTGGAGATGAGGAAGAACAGTCTCTTTTTTCCTCTGCAAGGGACTTCTATGTCCCTAAGGAGAAGAGATCTGCGAGACCTTGTTCGAGACGAAAAGGGCTAAAGGGGAGGAGTCCTTTTGTGCCACCTCTCCCAAGGGGAAGATCATATAGAAGTATGGGATGGCAACCAAGCCTCCCAAGTGTGAAAGAGCTATCACCATGA